A window of the Butyricimonas virosa genome harbors these coding sequences:
- a CDS encoding RagB/SusD family nutrient uptake outer membrane protein, whose product MNIVRNIKSGLIAGVMLLLVSCNSWLEVDPDDRIMDNSLFKDREGFLAALNGVYSEMNDPKLYGANLTMGMLDVMAQYYNCSFTDHDYSVYANYSYTEKGFKSTLDNIWSGLYSMIANCNAILVHCGDGNPVLSDTYYRLVKGEVLGLRAMMHLDLLRMFGPIYSEENKGIKCIPYMTKADRSVQPLLPADSVMYYVIKDLEMASSLLSTVDPVITEGARNYDSKQGANDLYYRQYRMNYFAVNALMARAYLWMGNTQKAGECARAVIEKVSNEDKPLFPLVDVDYMTKNSPDGVFYPEVLFSLYNTSRESKVYKTFFDPSLSIARILTMAGNLSTGRVNGTYDDKDDYRYRMWASTISNSKEVTYLNKYKDETEADSAYHYRYMIPLVRVSELYLIAAECEPDVPTALEKYFNKLRFARNCVNQNASSMEELKGLIRSEYVREFIGEGQLFFYYKRNGLQTIPDGATASGTMNMQLENYVFPLPDSETSQRAESQDNVSQE is encoded by the coding sequence ATGAATATAGTAAGAAATATAAAATCAGGTTTGATTGCTGGTGTGATGTTGTTGCTCGTGTCGTGCAATTCATGGTTGGAGGTTGATCCTGACGATAGAATAATGGATAATTCTTTGTTTAAAGACAGGGAAGGTTTTCTTGCGGCTTTGAATGGCGTGTACTCGGAAATGAATGATCCTAAATTGTATGGGGCTAATTTAACCATGGGAATGCTTGATGTGATGGCACAGTATTATAATTGCAGTTTTACGGATCATGATTATTCTGTCTATGCGAATTATTCATACACGGAAAAAGGGTTTAAAAGTACACTGGATAATATTTGGTCCGGGTTATATTCAATGATTGCAAATTGTAATGCTATACTTGTCCATTGTGGGGATGGGAATCCTGTTTTGTCTGATACCTATTATCGCCTTGTGAAAGGTGAGGTCCTAGGTTTGCGGGCAATGATGCATCTTGATCTTTTACGTATGTTCGGGCCTATTTATTCGGAAGAAAACAAGGGAATAAAATGTATCCCGTATATGACGAAAGCGGATCGGAGCGTGCAACCGTTGTTGCCTGCCGATAGTGTGATGTATTATGTTATCAAGGATTTGGAAATGGCGTCAAGTTTACTTTCAACAGTTGATCCCGTTATCACGGAAGGAGCCAGGAATTATGATTCGAAGCAAGGTGCGAATGATTTGTATTACAGACAATATCGTATGAATTATTTTGCCGTGAATGCATTGATGGCCAGGGCTTATTTGTGGATGGGAAATACACAGAAAGCAGGGGAATGTGCTCGGGCCGTGATCGAGAAAGTGAGTAACGAGGATAAGCCTTTATTCCCGTTAGTAGATGTCGATTATATGACAAAGAATTCGCCGGACGGGGTGTTTTATCCTGAGGTGTTGTTTTCTCTTTACAATACTTCTCGCGAGAGTAAAGTGTATAAAACTTTTTTTGATCCTTCCTTGTCTATAGCCAGAATTTTGACTATGGCCGGAAATCTTTCGACGGGACGGGTGAACGGGACGTATGATGATAAGGATGATTATCGTTATAGAATGTGGGCTTCCACAATATCCAATAGTAAGGAGGTGACTTATTTGAATAAGTATAAAGATGAAACGGAGGCGGATTCCGCATATCATTATCGTTATATGATACCTTTGGTACGGGTTAGTGAATTATACCTGATTGCAGCCGAGTGTGAACCGGATGTTCCGACGGCTCTTGAAAAGTATTTTAACAAGTTGCGTTTTGCCCGGAATTGCGTGAACCAAAATGCATCATCCATGGAGGAGTTAAAAGGGTTAATTCGTTCTGAATACGTGAGGGAGTTTATCGGGGAAGGACAATTGTTTTTCTATTATAAGCGGAACGGTTTACAGACCATTCCCGATGGTGCAACGGCAAGTGGCACGATGAACATGCAATTGGAGAATTACGTCTTCCCGTTACCGGATAGCGAGACAAGCCAACGTGCGGAATCACAAGATAATGTTTCACAAGAATAA
- a CDS encoding SusC/RagA family TonB-linked outer membrane protein — MKKIRTSGFFRRIHGNFLLMMRLTMLFLLMTFVSLTATALGQRATIKLDNVDLQVAFNEIKQKMGYTFVYNDQVVKNVGKVSVNVTSSDIKYILAKCLEGTSLDFYIEDNIVVIKSKAEQARETERKPVTVKGKVVDEKKQPLPGVTVLLKGTTLGVTTGGEGDFSIVITDTTKAELVFSFIGMVSQTIPYKSIPKGEWTIVLKDDVQEMDEVVVTGIYSRKKESFTGSSTTYTAKELKTIGNQNVLQSLKTMDPSFAIVENNQFGSDPNRLPDINVRGKTSVIGLTQEYEVDPNQPLFILDGFETTLKTISDLSMDRVQSITVLKDAAATAIYGSKAANGVVVVETKAPAPGTLRLTYNGNLNLSFADLSDYNLMNSKEKLEFERLAGYYGDLDANGEIVSEYDQRLYYQRLAEVKRGVDTYWMSEPLRFATSHSHNLFAEGGDDRMRYGLGFSYNKTQGVMKGSDRDVINGNVQLLYRYKSLSFKNYLNLDYSMSSREKVTFSKFSQANPYHRKKNEDGVVEQVLEIYTDSDANSPTYLQELKNYNPLYDMTLGSSDETSSFGFTNNFEIDWQVFDGLRAKGRFSISKSTDRGEVFKSPNASDYAETASTERGSYQETIDENLSYDGDLNVTYAKLFNEVHMVNAVGGIRLASSKSQSSGYKSIGFIDDRYSNPSFSSGYPTGGKPSYFTSEKRSASYYLNAGYAYDDRYLLDVNLRSDGSSVFGLSQQFTTTWAIGLAWNVHKEDFFQNQNWLNFLKLRFSIGNPGNQNFDAYISMNVYKYATGYPNPFGVSAIVSTWGNNDLDWQKTIDQNYGIDLAFLNNRLKVTVDYFYKNTDPLLVYVQTPTSTGTSTVPMNLGKQVSQGLTATLNYMILQRENMSWNFNFNARHITYEYRNIGTALDKFNQENRSSNLVRYYDGGSPSDLWAVRSAGIDPASGREIFIKKDGTQTFEHDYADEVVVGNSDPKVEGVIGTSFYYKGFSASVNLRYRLGGQIFMSTLYDKVENISENALQYNQDKRALYDRWQKPGDVSKYKSISLTDATPMSSRFIADENTLSGESISLGYETQAKWLHRIGASSMTIRGYMNDIFRISTVKNERGLDYPFARTVAFSLGLTF, encoded by the coding sequence ATGAAAAAAATCAGAACGAGTGGGTTCTTTAGGCGAATCCATGGGAATTTTTTGTTGATGATGAGGTTGACAATGTTGTTCCTACTGATGACGTTTGTCTCGTTGACGGCCACAGCGTTGGGGCAACGAGCGACGATCAAATTGGACAATGTTGATTTGCAAGTTGCTTTTAACGAAATTAAACAGAAAATGGGATACACATTCGTGTACAATGATCAAGTGGTGAAGAATGTGGGGAAGGTTTCTGTTAATGTTACGTCTTCGGATATAAAGTATATCTTGGCTAAATGTTTGGAAGGGACATCTCTCGATTTTTACATTGAAGATAATATCGTGGTGATTAAATCAAAAGCGGAGCAGGCCCGGGAGACGGAGAGAAAGCCGGTAACCGTGAAGGGGAAAGTGGTTGATGAGAAGAAACAGCCTTTACCCGGGGTTACAGTTTTGTTAAAGGGTACGACTTTGGGAGTAACAACCGGGGGAGAGGGTGATTTTTCGATTGTGATTACTGATACGACCAAGGCTGAACTCGTATTTTCATTTATCGGTATGGTGTCTCAAACAATCCCTTATAAAAGTATTCCTAAAGGGGAGTGGACGATCGTTTTGAAGGATGATGTACAGGAGATGGATGAAGTTGTTGTTACGGGTATTTATTCTCGTAAAAAGGAGAGTTTTACCGGATCATCAACAACCTATACGGCAAAGGAATTGAAAACTATCGGGAACCAGAATGTGCTTCAGAGTTTGAAAACGATGGATCCCTCGTTTGCGATCGTGGAGAACAATCAGTTCGGATCCGATCCGAACCGTCTGCCGGATATTAACGTGAGGGGTAAAACCAGCGTGATCGGTTTGACACAGGAGTACGAGGTCGATCCGAATCAGCCCTTGTTTATTTTGGATGGGTTCGAGACAACTTTAAAGACGATCAGTGATTTGAGTATGGATCGCGTGCAAAGTATTACGGTGCTGAAAGATGCGGCAGCCACGGCAATTTATGGTTCGAAAGCGGCGAATGGTGTTGTGGTGGTGGAGACGAAGGCTCCCGCTCCCGGAACATTAAGGTTAACGTATAACGGAAATTTAAATCTTTCTTTTGCTGATTTATCGGATTATAATTTGATGAATTCTAAGGAAAAATTGGAATTCGAACGTTTGGCCGGGTATTACGGTGATTTGGATGCTAACGGGGAAATCGTGTCGGAATATGACCAGCGTTTGTATTACCAGCGTTTGGCCGAGGTGAAACGAGGGGTGGATACCTACTGGATGAGTGAACCGTTACGGTTCGCAACTTCTCATAGTCACAACCTTTTCGCCGAAGGAGGGGATGACAGGATGCGTTACGGCTTGGGATTCAGTTATAACAAGACGCAAGGTGTGATGAAAGGATCTGATCGGGATGTGATTAATGGCAACGTGCAATTGTTGTATCGCTACAAGTCATTGTCATTCAAGAATTACTTGAATTTGGATTACTCGATGTCTTCACGAGAGAAGGTCACGTTTTCAAAATTTTCACAGGCGAACCCGTACCACAGGAAAAAGAACGAGGATGGTGTGGTGGAGCAAGTGTTAGAGATTTACACTGATTCCGATGCAAATTCTCCTACTTATCTTCAGGAATTAAAGAATTATAATCCTCTATATGATATGACTTTAGGCTCTTCCGATGAAACCTCCTCTTTTGGTTTTACGAATAATTTCGAGATCGATTGGCAGGTGTTTGATGGTTTGCGGGCGAAAGGTCGTTTTAGTATTTCAAAGTCAACGGATCGGGGGGAAGTTTTTAAATCTCCCAATGCTTCCGATTATGCTGAAACCGCTTCAACGGAACGCGGGTCTTACCAGGAGACAATAGACGAGAATTTGAGTTATGATGGAGATCTTAACGTGACCTACGCTAAATTGTTTAACGAGGTACACATGGTGAATGCTGTGGGTGGAATTCGTTTGGCTTCGAGCAAATCACAATCCAGTGGTTACAAGTCTATCGGGTTTATCGATGACCGTTATTCAAATCCTTCTTTTTCTTCAGGGTATCCTACGGGAGGTAAGCCATCGTATTTCACGAGCGAGAAGCGTTCGGCGAGTTATTATCTGAATGCCGGTTACGCTTATGATGATCGTTATCTGCTGGACGTGAATCTTCGTTCGGATGGTTCCTCCGTGTTCGGCTTGTCTCAACAATTCACCACAACTTGGGCTATCGGGTTGGCGTGGAACGTGCACAAGGAAGACTTTTTTCAGAATCAGAACTGGCTGAATTTTTTGAAATTGCGTTTTTCTATCGGTAATCCCGGAAATCAAAACTTTGATGCTTATATTTCCATGAACGTGTACAAGTACGCAACTGGTTACCCGAATCCTTTCGGGGTAAGTGCTATTGTTTCGACTTGGGGAAATAATGATTTGGATTGGCAGAAAACAATCGACCAGAATTATGGTATTGATTTGGCTTTTTTGAATAATCGGTTGAAAGTTACGGTTGATTATTTCTATAAAAATACTGATCCTCTATTGGTTTATGTTCAGACGCCGACCTCTACCGGAACCTCTACTGTTCCGATGAACCTGGGTAAGCAAGTTTCTCAGGGATTGACAGCAACATTGAATTATATGATCCTGCAGCGAGAGAATATGAGTTGGAATTTTAATTTTAATGCTCGTCATATTACTTACGAGTACCGGAATATCGGGACCGCCTTGGATAAGTTTAATCAGGAGAACAGGAGTTCTAATTTGGTGAGATATTACGATGGGGGAAGTCCTTCCGATTTGTGGGCCGTGCGTTCCGCGGGAATTGATCCGGCTTCCGGGCGAGAGATATTCATTAAAAAAGACGGGACGCAGACATTCGAGCATGATTACGCGGACGAGGTTGTTGTCGGGAATTCGGATCCGAAGGTGGAAGGGGTAATCGGTACTTCTTTCTATTACAAGGGATTTTCTGCTTCTGTCAATTTGCGGTATCGCTTGGGAGGACAAATATTTATGTCGACTTTATACGACAAGGTGGAGAATATTTCGGAAAATGCCTTGCAATATAATCAAGATAAACGGGCATTGTATGATCGTTGGCAAAAACCGGGTGACGTGAGTAAATATAAGTCTATCTCGTTGACGGACGCGACCCCGATGTCGTCTCGTTTTATCGCGGATGAGAATACCTTGAGCGGGGAGTCTATTTCTTTGGGATATGAAACTCAAGCCAAGTGGTTGCATCGTATCGGGGCATCCTCGATGACTATTCGGGGGTATATGAATGATATCTTCCGGATTTCCACGGTAAAGAATGAACGGGGATTGGATTATCCTTTCGCGCGTACCGTGGCTTTTTCTCTTGGGTTAACGTTTTAA
- a CDS encoding FecR family protein, which translates to MEKIDPRIELVIYRFLRGELSASEREMLESWLREGRHRELFEKICNKENMLEKSFYFDRLDKGREKTWNRLERAIGLRRRVVLRRWSIAASLIVPLLIGVLYLNERQIIPEIPGRQLERIVPGISTAQLYLPDGNVVDLGKDSVCDLQLLEGGRFVNERGTLTYKGDSSEVKVAQYSEVRIPRGGEYKVVLPDGTIVWLNAESSLRFPTLFTGKERKVYAKGELYFDVKHDDTKPFIVEVEKDYSVRVLGTEFNLRAYSGFPVVTTLVEGCVQVRGVGNTVSLAPGQQALEVSGTRNIKVLDVDVAPYVAWHEGKFYFVHAPLNSIMEELARWYDVEVVFENPAVREECFTIEMQRFDDFNKVLRLIERTGMVTISVDGHIVTVK; encoded by the coding sequence ATGGAGAAAATTGATCCTAGGATAGAGCTTGTTATTTATCGTTTTTTACGTGGGGAACTCTCCGCATCTGAACGGGAAATGCTCGAATCCTGGTTACGTGAAGGAAGGCATAGGGAGTTGTTCGAGAAAATCTGTAACAAGGAGAATATGCTGGAAAAGTCGTTCTATTTTGATCGACTGGATAAAGGGAGGGAAAAGACATGGAATCGTTTGGAACGGGCGATCGGATTGCGTCGTCGAGTCGTGTTGCGTCGTTGGTCGATTGCGGCTTCATTGATTGTTCCTCTTTTGATCGGTGTGTTATATCTGAACGAACGTCAGATTATCCCGGAAATACCGGGGCGACAGTTGGAACGAATTGTTCCGGGAATCTCTACGGCACAACTTTATCTGCCTGATGGTAACGTGGTCGATCTCGGTAAGGATAGTGTGTGTGATTTACAGTTGCTGGAGGGAGGACGTTTTGTGAACGAACGGGGTACATTGACTTACAAGGGGGATAGTTCGGAGGTGAAAGTGGCGCAATACAGTGAAGTTCGGATACCGAGGGGAGGAGAGTATAAGGTCGTGTTGCCGGACGGAACGATCGTGTGGTTGAATGCCGAGTCGTCACTTCGTTTCCCGACGTTATTCACGGGAAAGGAAAGAAAAGTGTATGCAAAAGGAGAATTGTATTTTGATGTGAAACACGATGATACAAAACCTTTTATAGTAGAAGTGGAGAAAGATTACTCGGTTCGGGTGCTTGGAACCGAATTTAACCTCCGGGCATACAGCGGTTTTCCCGTGGTAACAACTTTGGTGGAAGGATGCGTGCAAGTGAGGGGTGTGGGTAACACGGTATCGTTGGCTCCGGGACAGCAAGCGCTCGAAGTGTCAGGAACTCGTAACATTAAAGTGCTTGACGTTGATGTTGCTCCTTACGTGGCATGGCATGAGGGGAAATTCTATTTTGTTCATGCCCCGTTGAATAGTATAATGGAAGAGTTGGCGCGTTGGTATGATGTAGAGGTTGTGTTTGAGAATCCGGCAGTGAGGGAAGAATGTTTTACGATCGAGATGCAGCGGTTTGATGATTTTAACAAGGTGTTGAGATTAATTGAGCGAACAGGTATGGTGACCATCTCGGTGGATGGACATATCGTGACAGTAAAATAA
- a CDS encoding RNA polymerase sigma factor translates to MTKSEDVLIKKFRAGNGVIFKEIFDRYYLPVKSYGFQYVEDDEIIEDFVQDAFLKVWEKRADFYFVAAIKSFLYMSVRNACLDYLRHQKVQRRNEPELILWLTEEGEEEFILEEEVHAMVYDAIKDLSERSRRVVILTMEGLSNPEIAKELGVSVNTVKTIKLRAYRVLRERLKGIQWLLLLLLGV, encoded by the coding sequence TTGACGAAATCAGAGGATGTTCTAATAAAAAAGTTCCGGGCTGGAAATGGTGTGATTTTCAAGGAGATTTTTGATCGATACTATCTCCCCGTGAAGTCGTATGGTTTCCAGTATGTCGAGGATGATGAGATTATTGAAGATTTCGTGCAAGATGCTTTCCTGAAGGTGTGGGAGAAACGGGCGGACTTTTATTTTGTTGCGGCGATTAAAAGTTTCCTGTATATGAGTGTCAGAAATGCTTGTTTGGATTACCTGCGTCACCAAAAAGTGCAACGTCGCAATGAGCCGGAATTAATCCTGTGGCTCACGGAAGAGGGGGAGGAAGAATTTATTCTTGAAGAGGAGGTCCATGCGATGGTGTACGATGCGATAAAGGATTTGTCGGAGCGATCCCGTCGGGTCGTGATTCTGACGATGGAGGGCCTTTCCAATCCTGAAATTGCGAAAGAGTTAGGGGTTTCCGTGAATACGGTGAAGACGATTAAATTACGTGCTTACAGGGTGTTGCGGGAACGGTTGAAGGGTATTCAGTGGTTGTTATTACTTCTTTTGGGCGTTTAA